The DNA region ACCACCGGATCCGAACTACTCAAAGCCCAAAAGTTAGCCCTTGACAACCTCCCTCAATctataaaactaatatttcttcCTCCAGTTTCCTTTGAAGATCTATCTAAAGATACACGCATCCGAGCCAAACTTACCCTCGCTATCACTCGCTCTCTTTCTTTAATCAGTGAAGCCATCAGGTCATTAGTTTCTACTTCTAGACTCGTGGCTTTGGTTACTGATCATTTCGGTACAGACGCTTTTGATGTTGCTTTTGAATTTAATGTCCCTCCGTATCTGTTTTTCACAGCCTCTTCTTTAAATTTGGCGTTTCTTTTATTTAACTTGCCAACTATGGATCTGAATGTTTCTTGCGAGTACAGAGACATGCCCACTCAGGTTATCGATATACCGGGATTCGGCGTCTCGGTTCATGTATCAGATTTACCCGACCCGGTTCAAAATCGAAAAGGTGATGCATACAAATGGTTTCTTCACAATACGAAACGGTTTGTTTTAGCAGAAGGAATTCTAGTAAATAGTTTTGTTGACTTTGGAGTAAGCCTCATTGGCGCTCTGCAAGAAGAAGGAACAGGTAAACCTCCTGTTTACCCGATTGGACCGCTCATAAGGTCCAGCTCGAGCAATGAAAGTAGTGGGTCTGATTGTCTTGAATGGTTAGATAGGCAACCAAGTAACTCTGTTTTATTTGTTTCGTTTGGTAGTGGTGGAACCCTTTCTTATGATCAGCTCACTGAATTTGCCTTAGGCTTAGAGATGAGTGAGCACAAATTTTTATGGGTTGTGAAAAGCCCAGATGACAAGTCTGCTAGTGGTTCATATTTCAGTGTCCAAAGTAACCAAAATCCTTTTGATTTCTTGCCAAAAGGGTTTGTAGAAAGGACCGAGGGACGGGGCTTGGTAGTGCCATCTTGGGCACCACAAATTGGAATACTTGGGCATAGCTCAACTGGAGGCTTCGTCAGCCATTGTGGTTGGAATTCGATACTTGAAAGTGTTGTGCATGGCGTGCCTTTGATTGCCTGGCCTCTGTTTGCTGAGCAGAAGTTGAACGCTGTGATGTTATCTGAAGATCAAAAAGTAGCATTGAGACCTAAAGCAAATGAAAATGGGCTTATTGGAAGAGATGAAATCGCAAAGGTAGTGAAGGATCTCTTGACAAGTGAAGAAGGAATGAAGATTCGTGAACGAATGAATAGCCTAAAAGAGGCTGCAGCCAAGGCTTTGAGTAAAGAAGGATCATCTACAAAAACGCTCTCTGATATGGTGCTCAAGTGGAAGAATCATAGAATTTAACTTCTTGTTTACTCTGtgttgttgtttaattatgttcTTGGGTTTACGTACCATTGTGGTTGAGAGATTAATCATTAATGGaacaagtaaaaaattttattttaaattattgctAGCTCTGCTGCCTTTATTCACTTTCACTTCCCTGCCAATCTTCCATTGACCTCTGATCATCAAACTCATTATCTAACAAGATATTTCTGAATCAACATGTTGGAGAAGGATTCATGGGGTACTGCAATAAATAAACACAATACAAGTTTCAACGAATTCCAGAAGAAATCCAAAGTCCATGAAGATCTGGAAGACAAGCAGCAGCAATCACATAAAAGCAGGCATCTATACATAACTCTCTTGAGTCCATGACAAAGTTTCAGATTTCACACCAAAGAGTTGACATTCATAAcgaaaataattgtaaaataatgattcatttttaatttcaaaagggttaacaataattattaattttttctccatCCAAATTTCCCCACCAACAAGCAATCCAGTAGACAAAATGGTTGCACTTTTTCATCATATCTATAGATAAATTTCTTGATCATCCTCTTAGTCCAACTGTGATATCATTCTACAATTTCCAGTTCAACTTAACCACATAACTGGTTGTTTAAACTCAAAATCACTTGATAAGAGTACCAACTTTCATCACCTCTTATGTattgagataataaaataaataatcaattaataaaaaattcaacattgATTTACTCTAAAGTATGCGTTCATAGTTCTATCGGTAAGAATTTTGACCTCCGTCACCATTTACAATTGAAATAATgtgacaaataattaattaaaatcgcaAGTTCACTGGACTTCTTGTTTACTCTGTGTTGTTGCTTAATAATGTTCTTGGGTTTACGTATTATTGTGGTTGGTTGCACTGATCAATAATTAATCgaataaatagaaatatttattttgaacttAATTGCCAGCAGCTCCACTCAGTTTCACTTCCCAAATTGTATACGCAAAAATATTTCCACGTGGCTGTATTGAGTTTTCACTCTCCATGATTCCGTGTAAAACTTATGCGtgaattttaaactaaaaataatgataaaggtTGGAAAAGTGTGGGTGGACGAATAAAGCGTGGGAAGTAGTGCCTCCCCCACTCGTATCTATCAAGAATATTAACCCCCGTCACCACTTACGtattaagataataaaataaaggccaaaagcagtatttctcactcaaattttaatatgtttttaaactcatatttatataattaaaaaaatttaaaattccactaattattatttaaccaaaaaaaattaagaataaagttttattatatttctctcttttttcagtttaaaaattttataaatttttttattgaaaatttaaaaaatcaatatttttttcttagaatttGTAAACTATCACAAAAACAACGAAGTTCACTATTTCTAGCTCTGTTGACTCTTCTTATAGATCAAATCCCAATGATCGATGAAGACGAATCATCTTTGTTAGAGTGTTTTCATTTCGAACGAAAATGATTTAATCTTcattaaagataaagataaccGTCATAGGTCTCAGACGAAGATGACGTAGTTGTCTGAGACCTTTGATAATCGTTTTCATCTCGgatgaagataaaattattcttGCCTAAGATAAAGATACTTCAATAAAGATGAAAGTCTTTGTCAAAGAAAATTAGTTTTGTCGGTGATTGGGGTTTGATCTACAGGAAGGAATAAGTTGGGAGAGAGAGCTAATGCAAtcgaaaatgataaattttattattttcgaTGATGAATTACAAACTTTAGAGAGGATATGTTGATTTatcaaactttagataaaaaagaattgtgagatttttataataagaggggtaaacaaattaaaatttagtttttaattttttttttataaataacaatataaccTCTAATTTTAtctgatattttaaataaaaattgatttatgagtaatattttgaattttttaaatttagtaagGAATATTCCTTCCgcctataataaataataaaataattaaaatttcaacgGTCCACCTAAACCAACTAGTCAATTGTTGGACAAGTTCTTGCGTACACTCTCCATGTATCTGTCCGGGCTGGGATAAATATTAGTCGCCTTCTTCTCCACGGTATATCCAACATTATTGAACTCAGATTAATTAGCATGGAAGAAGTAAAGCCTCATATCGCTGTAGTACCAAGTCCAGGACTAGGCCACCTCATCCCATTCATTGAGTTGGCCAAGCAAATTGTTCGCCACCATAATTTCTGCTTCACGATCATCATCTGCACATCTGGTCCTCCATCCAAAGCCCTTATATCCTCCCTTGAAAATCTCCCGGATTCCATAAATCATGTTTTCCTTCCTCCTGTTTCCTTCGATGACTTACCCAGCGACATAGCCATCCAAGCTAAAATTTCCCTTACTACGACtcgctctctttctttcatccgCGACACACTCAGGTCACTGCTTTCAATTGCTAGACTTGTGGCGTtgtttgttgatatttttagCACTGATGCCATTGATGTTGCCAATGAATTTAAGATATCACCATACGTATTTTTCACTTCAGCACATTTCACTTTGTCGTTGATTCTGTCCGTTCCAAAGCTTGATGAGATGGTTACTGGCGATTTCAGAGACATGTCTGAACCGGTCAAAATACCAGGTTGTAGCGTCCCAATTCATGCAATAGATTTGCCTCGACCGTTTCAAGACAGAAAAAACGATGCATATAAATGGCTTCTTCACCATTCAAAACGATTGCTTTCAGTTGAGGGTATTCTTGTGAATAGCTTCCTGGAAATGGGACCAGAAGTTGTTAATGCTTTGCAAGAGCCAGGTAAGCCGAAAGTTTATCTGGTTGGACCTGTAATTCGGTCCAGTTCTAGCAGTGGGATTAGTGATGAATCTGATTGTCTAAAATGGTTAGATGATCAGCCAACTGATTCcgttttgtttgtttcatttgGTAGCGGGGGGACTCTATCTCACAGCCAACAGATTGAATTAGCTTTCGGTTTAGAAATGAGTGGGCAAAAATTTTTATGGGTAGTAAGGAGTCCTGATAATTCATCAGCCCACGGCTCATATTTCAGTGGCCAAAGTAACTTAGAACCATTCGGATTTCTACCAGAAGGGTTCTTGGAAAGGACTAAAGCACAAGGCCTAGTTGTTCCATCCTGGGCGCCACAAATTGAAGTCCTAAGCCATCGCTCAACTGGTGGTTTCTTATCTCACTGTGGCTGGAATTCGACACTCGAAAGTGTGGTACATGGGGTGCCTTTCATTACTTGGCCTCTGTTTGCGGAACAAAGGCTAAATGCTTTAATGTTGTGTGAGGACCTTGAAGTGGGACTGAGACCGGAAGCTGATGAAAACGGGCTCGTGCGAAGAGAAGAGATTTCAAAGATTGTGAAGCGTCTATTGCAGGGCGAAGAAGGATTAAGAATAAGACAGCGTATGAACATTCTTAAGGATGCTGCAGTCAAGGCCTTGACTGAAGGAGGGTCTTCTACAAAGCCACAGTCTGAGTTTGTTctcaagttaaaaaataaaataaacacagAAGAAACGGTTTGAATGAGTGAATGAACGGTTAAtgggttatttaaataaaatggtCAATGTTATCAGTAAGCGTTATTTAGTTTGGACCTCAAtagttgtaaataaataaataataaataaaaaaaagtcgTTTTTTAGCATAATAAAATGGTCAATTGCATTATGTTCCTTTTAgattggcaaaaatataaattaaagataaacaaatttacgaatttagataatataataaataataaaggaattaaaatttgaacgtCTACTTGTCGAATCAAGTATTGAACTGGTTCTTGCATAGACTCTCCGTATCTGGGCCCGAACCGGGAACAATATCACTCTGCTTCTTCTCCTCAGTAAAATCCAACACAATTGAACAGAGATTAATTACCATGGAGGAAGTAAAGCCTCATATAGCCGTGGTACCAAGTCCAGGAATAGGCCAGGTCCTCCCATTCATTGAGTTGGCCAAGCAAATTGTTCGCCACCATAATTTCTGCTTCACAATCATCATCTCCACAGCTGGTCCTCCATCCAAAACTCTCATATCCTCCCTTCAAAATCTCCCGGATTTCATAAATCATGTTTTCCTTCCTCCTGTTTCCCTCGATGACTTACCCAGCCACGTAAGCATCGAAGCAAAACTTTCCCTTACTGCGACTCGCTCTCTCTCTTTCATCCGCGACACACTCAGGTCACTGCTTTCAACTGCTAGACTTGTGGCgttgtttgttgatttttttagcATAGGTGCCATTGATGTTGCCAATGAATCAATATATCACCATACGTATTTTTCACTTCAGCATATTCACTTTGTCGTTGATGCTGTCCGTTCCAAAGCTTGATGTGATGGATGCTGGTGAGTTCAGAGACATGCCTGAACCGGTCAAAATACCTGGTTGCGGCGTCCCAATTCATGCAAGAGATTTGCCTCAAACTTTTCAAGACAGAAAAAACGATGGATACAAATGGATTCTTCACCACACAAAACGATCGCTTTCAGTTGAGGGTATTCTTGTGGATAGCTTCATGGAAATTGAGCAAAAATTATTAATGCTTTGCAAGAGCCAAGTAAGCCAAAAGTTTTGGACCTCTAATTCGATCCAGTTCTAGCAGTGGGATTACTGATGAATCTGATTATCTAAAATGGTTAGATGATCAGCCAAATGTTTCcgttttgtttgtttcattgGGTAGTGGTGGGACTCTATCTCAACTCCAACTAAATGAATTAGCTTTAGGATTAGAAATGAGTGAGCAAAAATTTTTATGGGTGGTAAGTCCTTATAATTCATCAGCCAGTGGCTCATATTTTAGTGCCCAAAGTAACTCAGAACCATTTAGATTTCTAACAGAAGGGTTCTTGGAAAGGACTAAAGCACAAGGTCTAGTTGTTCCATCCTGGGAGCCACAAATTGAAGTCCTAAGCCATGGCTCAACTGGTGGTTTCTTATCTCATTGTGGCTGGAATTCGATACTCGAAAGTATAGTACATGGGGTGCCTTTAATTACTTGGCCTCTGTTTGCAGATCAAAGGCTAAATGCTTTAATGTTGTGTGAAGACGTAAAAGTGGGACTAAGACCGGAAGCCGATGAAAAT from Mangifera indica cultivar Alphonso chromosome 8, CATAS_Mindica_2.1, whole genome shotgun sequence includes:
- the LOC123223246 gene encoding hydroquinone glucosyltransferase-like, which gives rise to MDQKPHMAILPSPGMGHLIPLVEFAKQLVLHHDFSVTFIITTTGSELLKAQKLALDNLPQSIKLIFLPPVSFEDLSKDTRIRAKLTLAITRSLSLISEAIRSLVSTSRLVALVTDHFGTDAFDVAFEFNVPPYLFFTASSLNLAFLLFNLPTMDLNVSCEYRDMPTQVIDIPGFGVSVHVSDLPDPVQNRKGDAYKWFLHNTKRFVLAEGILVNSFVDFGVSLIGALQEEGTGKPPVYPIGPLIRSSSSNESSGSDCLEWLDRQPSNSVLFVSFGSGGTLSYDQLTEFALGLEMSEHKFLWVVKSPDDKSASGSYFSVQSNQNPFDFLPKGFVERTEGRGLVVPSWAPQIGILGHSSTGGFVSHCGWNSILESVVHGVPLIAWPLFAEQKLNAVMLSEDQKVALRPKANENGLIGRDEIAKVVKDLLTSEEGMKIRERMNSLKEAAAKALSKEGSSTKTLSDMVLKWKNHRI
- the LOC123223243 gene encoding hydroquinone glucosyltransferase-like, which codes for MEEVKPHIAVVPSPGLGHLIPFIELAKQIVRHHNFCFTIIICTSGPPSKALISSLENLPDSINHVFLPPVSFDDLPSDIAIQAKISLTTTRSLSFIRDTLRSLLSIARLVALFVDIFSTDAIDVANEFKISPYVFFTSAHFTLSLILSVPKLDEMVTGDFRDMSEPVKIPGCSVPIHAIDLPRPFQDRKNDAYKWLLHHSKRLLSVEGILVNSFLEMGPEVVNALQEPGKPKVYLVGPVIRSSSSSGISDESDCLKWLDDQPTDSVLFVSFGSGGTLSHSQQIELAFGLEMSGQKFLWVVRSPDNSSAHGSYFSGQSNLEPFGFLPEGFLERTKAQGLVVPSWAPQIEVLSHRSTGGFLSHCGWNSTLESVVHGVPFITWPLFAEQRLNALMLCEDLEVGLRPEADENGLVRREEISKIVKRLLQGEEGLRIRQRMNILKDAAVKALTEGGSSTKPQSEFVLKLKNKINTEETV